The genomic segment AATTAAACATTAAAAATACATTTAAATTAAACAAGTTTTATAAAAATGGAAAATTCAATATTTCTCAGGCGGCAAAAATTTTAAATTCATCTCTTGAAAGGGGGAAATATGAGATTTTTCAAATAGACAGAAATTATAAAATAATAAACGGCACGTATCAGCCGGATATAGGTTATGATTTGGGCCATTTCCCAGCTTATAAGAAAGTTTTAGATAATGTTTTCAACGGCAAAGAAAAAATAGATATTTCTTATATACATCTGGATATTGCTTCAAAAAATTTAAAAAAATATTATTTAATCCGTTCTTCGGACGGTAAATATCTGCTTCAATCGGCTTATGTGTTGGATATTTACTCAAAATTAAAAAAAATTTATAAATTTATAAAGCCTGCTCTTAACAATTTAAAAATTTATTTTGTGGACAGATATCTGGTCTATTCCATAAATTTTAAAAACCGTTATCAGAAAAAACTTTCTGTAAATGAGCTTTGTAATTATTCAAAAAATTTTTTATTGTATTTTAGTAATAATAAAGACATCGCAAAAAAAAGCAATATTGAAATATTAAATAAAATCGTGTCTGTTTTTAAAAAGCATAACAATATGATTTACAAAATAAGAGGCAACACCCTTAAAATATTTGTGTTAATAAACGGGATTATAAACAATAAAGACAATAGGATGATAATTGAAACAGATTTTAACCTAACTCCTTTAAAAACGGCTGAAAGAAGACTTTTTAAAAATTTTTGGATAATTTTTGTTTTAATGGCTGTATTTATTATTTTAATGTATTTTTTTGCAAAAAAATATTTTATTAAAAAGTTGGATTTATTGACCAAAGCGTTTAAAGACAACAGAAAATGTAAAATGAATGAATCTTTTATAAAAGAAATAGCGGAACTTCAAACCAGTTACAATAAACTTTTTGAAAAATTAAATGATGAAATAGAAAAAAATAAAAAACTTTTATATTTAAATAGAAGATTTGTTGTAGATACCATACATCAGATAAGAACACCTCTTAATGTTATTTTGTTAAATGTGGAACTGCTAAGGGAATCCTGTAGGGAAGAAGAAATTTTAGATGAAATAGAAGCTTCTGTTTCCATGCTCAGTAATTCTTATGAAGATTTGGCTTATATATCTTCGAATAATGTTGTTGAATATAAACCAGAAAATATTGACATTGCATTGGTACTGAAAGAAAGAATAGAATATTTTTTCAGCATCGCAAAATCTCATAATAAAAATTTTCTCTCAGATATTGATGAAAACTGTATATTTAATATAAACAAAATAGAGCTTGAGAGGGTTATTGACAATAATATTTCAAATGCCGTTAAATATTCAAAAGGTAAAGAGATTATTGTTTCATTGAAAAAATATAAAAATAAATTTGTTTTAAAATTTGAAACTTATGG from the Lebetimonas sp. JH292 genome contains:
- a CDS encoding HAMP domain-containing sensor histidine kinase, whose protein sequence is MGSIVYIQYYKSEQILRNNFINKHKIEALKIKDKFKNIFDKALYIYKIHEQLNIKNTFKLNKFYKNGKFNISQAAKILNSSLERGKYEIFQIDRNYKIINGTYQPDIGYDLGHFPAYKKVLDNVFNGKEKIDISYIHLDIASKNLKKYYLIRSSDGKYLLQSAYVLDIYSKLKKIYKFIKPALNNLKIYFVDRYLVYSINFKNRYQKKLSVNELCNYSKNFLLYFSNNKDIAKKSNIEILNKIVSVFKKHNNMIYKIRGNTLKIFVLINGIINNKDNRMIIETDFNLTPLKTAERRLFKNFWIIFVLMAVFIILMYFFAKKYFIKKLDLLTKAFKDNRKCKMNESFIKEIAELQTSYNKLFEKLNDEIEKNKKLLYLNRRFVVDTIHQIRTPLNVILLNVELLRESCREEEILDEIEASVSMLSNSYEDLAYISSNNVVEYKPENIDIALVLKERIEYFFSIAKSHNKNFLSDIDENCIFNINKIELERVIDNNISNAVKYSKGKEIIVSLKKYKNKFVLKFETYGEKIKDSKNIFEKNYREQPHKRGLGIGLNIVKKICEKYNIKYSHFYQNEKNIFEYQFLVKF